In Necator americanus strain Aroian chromosome IV, whole genome shotgun sequence, the following proteins share a genomic window:
- a CDS encoding hypothetical protein (NECATOR_CHRIV.G17181.T2), protein MARDSVFFGLNSAQLFRRTGGDMADLFNKHIKKATSRTKEKLLEGIGKAKATQDETFDSHAANLAKQSKTFERIYKDVKAYAAALRALNQAERTLRDTIRESYESEWPEREHLTAILDNLDIQTNEMEKTLTEELPQSLSNYVAQFGELKKKVDKRGRKLVDYDHAKHTYSSAKASSKKGETDPKVAKAFSELQQAETLYKEINNELLESLPAAYDNRITFYVNMLQTLFNSHSVYQTECSKLNKQVVSQLDRLGESIDILRVPRPEPRPITPADSVTDMGSHRSTPSPAPAPPPATPASLADSASGQANASTGNPFEEDNVEEVFENKIYPKLAAVPPRADKDEEKDAKETPKKEKDPTNPFDEDTDDEQQQAVPAVVPPTEHALEGVTKEARKVLYLVKATHEYKAVDTDELSFGPGEELKVLESKPEDQVDEGWQLGEKSDGTRGVFPENFTKKID, encoded by the exons ATGGCTCGTGACAGCGTCTTTTTC GGCCTCAATTCTGCCCAGTTGTTCCGGCGGACGGGTGGCGACATGGCGGACCTATTCAATAAACACATCAAAAAAGCGACATCAAGAACAAAAGAGAAG CTTCTGGAAGGAATAGGAAAGGCTAAAGCCACTCAAGATGAAACGTTTGACAGTCACGCCGCAAATTTGGCAAAACAGAGCAAGACTTTTGAGCGGATCTATAAGGATGTTAAG GCATATGCCGCTGCTTTGAGAGCGTTGAATCAGGCGGAAAGAACGTTGCGAGATACTATAAGAGAGTCTTACGAGTCAGAGTGGCCCGAACGGGAACATTTGACCGCAATACTAGAT AATCTAGACATTCAAACTAACGAAATGGAAAAGACATTAACTGAAGAACTCCCACAATCGCTTTCCAACTATGTAGCACAATTTGGCGAACTGAAAAAGAAG GTCGACAAAAGAGGTCGTAAACTGGTTGATTATGATCATGCAAAGCACACTTACAGTTCCGCTAAGGCTTCCAGCAAGAAG GGAGAGACGGATCCGAAGGTAGCCAAAGCTTTTTCTGAGCTACAACAGGCAGAAACCTTGTACAAAGAGATTAACAACGAACTTCTTGAG TCCCTACCGGCTGCATACGACAATCgcataacgttctacgtcaacATGCTTCAGACACTTTTCAATTCGCATAGCGTATATCAGACGGAGTGCAGcaag TTGAATAAGCAGGTCGTTTCGCAGTTGGATCGTCTTGGGGAGTCTATAGACATCTTGCGAGTCCCGCGACCAGAACCTCGTCCGATCACTCCTGCCGATAGCGTCACGGAT ATGGGTTCACATCGATCCACTCCATCGCCGGCACCAGCACCACCGCCAGCAACGCCTGCGTCTTTGGCAGATTCTGCCTCAGGTCAAGCAAACGCGTCGACTGGTAACCCGTTTGAAGAAGACAATGTAGAAGAAGTATTTGAGAATAAGATTTATCCG AAGTTGGCGGCTGTGCCTCCTCGCGCTGACAAGGACGAAGAAAAAGACGCAAAGGAAAcgccgaaaaaagaaaaggatccTACGAATCCATTCGATGAAGATACAGACGATGAACAACAGCAGGCGGTCCCCGCTGTAGTTCCTCCGACGGAACATGCCCTCGAGGGAGTAACTAAGGAAGCTCGAAAG GTGCTGTATCTTGTAAAGGCAACTCATGAGTACAAAGCGGTGGATACGGACGAATTGTCATTCGGACCTGGAGAGGAGCTAAAG
- a CDS encoding hypothetical protein (NECATOR_CHRIV.G17181.T1): MNSNDKYTLTQPSDDSIREFGHFWNECKETRVGLNSAQLFRRTGGDMADLFNKHIKKATSRTKEKLLEGIGKAKATQDETFDSHAANLAKQSKTFERIYKDVKAYAAALRALNQAERTLRDTIRESYESEWPEREHLTAILDNLDIQTNEMEKTLTEELPQSLSNYVAQFGELKKKVDKRGRKLVDYDHAKHTYSSAKASSKKGETDPKVAKAFSELQQAETLYKEINNELLESLPAAYDNRITFYVNMLQTLFNSHSVYQTECSKLNKQVVSQLDRLGESIDILRVPRPEPRPITPADSVTDMGSHRSTPSPAPAPPPATPASLADSASGQANASTGNPFEEDNVEEVFENKIYPKLAAVPPRADKDEEKDAKETPKKEKDPTNPFDEDTDDEQQQAVPAVVPPTEHALEGVTKEARKVLYLVKATHEYKAVDTDELSFGPGEELKVLESKPEDQVDEGWQLGEKSDGTRGVFPENFTKKID; the protein is encoded by the exons ATGAATTCGAACGATAAGTATACACTGACGCAGCCATCTGATGACTCAATTCGTGAGTTCGGCCACTTCTGGAACGAGTGCAAAGAAACGAGAGTG GGCCTCAATTCTGCCCAGTTGTTCCGGCGGACGGGTGGCGACATGGCGGACCTATTCAATAAACACATCAAAAAAGCGACATCAAGAACAAAAGAGAAG CTTCTGGAAGGAATAGGAAAGGCTAAAGCCACTCAAGATGAAACGTTTGACAGTCACGCCGCAAATTTGGCAAAACAGAGCAAGACTTTTGAGCGGATCTATAAGGATGTTAAG GCATATGCCGCTGCTTTGAGAGCGTTGAATCAGGCGGAAAGAACGTTGCGAGATACTATAAGAGAGTCTTACGAGTCAGAGTGGCCCGAACGGGAACATTTGACCGCAATACTAGAT AATCTAGACATTCAAACTAACGAAATGGAAAAGACATTAACTGAAGAACTCCCACAATCGCTTTCCAACTATGTAGCACAATTTGGCGAACTGAAAAAGAAG GTCGACAAAAGAGGTCGTAAACTGGTTGATTATGATCATGCAAAGCACACTTACAGTTCCGCTAAGGCTTCCAGCAAGAAG GGAGAGACGGATCCGAAGGTAGCCAAAGCTTTTTCTGAGCTACAACAGGCAGAAACCTTGTACAAAGAGATTAACAACGAACTTCTTGAG TCCCTACCGGCTGCATACGACAATCgcataacgttctacgtcaacATGCTTCAGACACTTTTCAATTCGCATAGCGTATATCAGACGGAGTGCAGcaag TTGAATAAGCAGGTCGTTTCGCAGTTGGATCGTCTTGGGGAGTCTATAGACATCTTGCGAGTCCCGCGACCAGAACCTCGTCCGATCACTCCTGCCGATAGCGTCACGGAT ATGGGTTCACATCGATCCACTCCATCGCCGGCACCAGCACCACCGCCAGCAACGCCTGCGTCTTTGGCAGATTCTGCCTCAGGTCAAGCAAACGCGTCGACTGGTAACCCGTTTGAAGAAGACAATGTAGAAGAAGTATTTGAGAATAAGATTTATCCG AAGTTGGCGGCTGTGCCTCCTCGCGCTGACAAGGACGAAGAAAAAGACGCAAAGGAAAcgccgaaaaaagaaaaggatccTACGAATCCATTCGATGAAGATACAGACGATGAACAACAGCAGGCGGTCCCCGCTGTAGTTCCTCCGACGGAACATGCCCTCGAGGGAGTAACTAAGGAAGCTCGAAAG GTGCTGTATCTTGTAAAGGCAACTCATGAGTACAAAGCGGTGGATACGGACGAATTGTCATTCGGACCTGGAGAGGAGCTAAAG